Proteins from one Sphingomonas sp. HF-S4 genomic window:
- a CDS encoding catalase, translating into MATRDKSTGNGGEVHQHADDETDILTTNQGIPVSDNQNQLKAGVRGPVLLEDFMLREKIFHFDHERIPERIVHARGSAAHGFFEAYEDLSDLTRADLFSEKGKRTPVFTRFSTVAGGAGSVDTPRDVRGFAVKFYTQQGNWDLVGNNIPVFFIQDAIKFPDLIHSVKMEAQSGYPQAASAHDTFWDFVSLMPESTHMIMWAMSDRTIPRSLRTMQGFGIHTFQMVNAKGKATFVKFHWKPKQGVQSTCWDEAVKIAGADPDFHRRDLFEAIARGDFPEWELGIQAFDQAFADSLPYDVLDPTKIIPEEVLPVRPIGRMVLDRYPDNFFAETEQVAYCPANIVPGIDFSNDPLLQGRLFSYLDTQLKRLGSTNFHQLPINAPKCPVMNFQRDGHMQMAVPKGRANYEPNSLNESDRDPEGGGPRECPVQGFQTVSGRSDEGEQGDKLRIRPASFADHYSQARMFFRSLAAPEQAHLASALVFELSKVGLEHVRERVVANLVNVDVELATRVADGIGMPVPKGSKPAVPVQDFDLSPALRIVEGPLAPQDIAGRSIAVLVADGSDAGAVATLTEAITGGGARAVIVAPKVGGATLSDGTLLKADAQLAGYPSVLADAVAVILSKEGTAALLNEGAAVQFVMDAFGHLKAIGHTPEAQPLLDKAGVVPDAGVVGIDKAFVDAAAQRFWDREPGVRQLA; encoded by the coding sequence CGACAAATCGACCGGAAACGGTGGCGAAGTCCATCAGCACGCGGACGATGAAACCGATATCCTGACCACTAATCAGGGCATTCCGGTTTCGGACAACCAAAACCAGCTCAAGGCCGGCGTGCGCGGTCCCGTCCTGCTTGAAGACTTCATGCTGCGCGAGAAGATCTTCCACTTCGATCACGAGCGCATCCCCGAGCGGATCGTCCACGCGCGCGGTTCGGCTGCGCACGGCTTTTTCGAAGCTTATGAGGACCTCTCGGACCTCACCCGCGCCGACCTGTTCAGCGAGAAGGGCAAGCGGACCCCGGTGTTCACGCGCTTCTCGACCGTGGCGGGCGGTGCCGGCTCGGTCGATACGCCGCGCGACGTGCGCGGCTTTGCGGTCAAGTTCTACACCCAGCAAGGCAATTGGGATCTGGTCGGGAACAACATCCCGGTGTTCTTCATCCAGGACGCGATCAAGTTTCCCGACCTGATCCATTCGGTGAAGATGGAAGCCCAGAGCGGCTATCCGCAGGCGGCCTCGGCGCACGACACCTTCTGGGATTTCGTGTCGCTGATGCCCGAATCGACCCATATGATCATGTGGGCGATGTCGGACCGCACAATCCCGCGTTCGCTGCGCACGATGCAGGGCTTCGGCATCCACACCTTCCAGATGGTCAACGCCAAGGGCAAGGCGACCTTCGTCAAGTTCCACTGGAAGCCCAAGCAGGGCGTGCAATCCACCTGCTGGGACGAAGCGGTCAAGATCGCCGGCGCCGATCCCGATTTCCATCGCCGCGACCTGTTCGAGGCGATCGCCCGCGGCGATTTTCCCGAATGGGAACTGGGCATCCAGGCATTTGACCAGGCGTTTGCCGACAGCCTGCCCTATGACGTGCTCGATCCGACCAAGATCATTCCCGAGGAGGTTCTCCCTGTCCGCCCGATCGGCCGGATGGTGCTCGATCGCTATCCGGACAATTTCTTCGCCGAGACCGAGCAGGTCGCCTATTGCCCGGCGAACATCGTGCCGGGGATCGACTTCTCCAACGATCCGCTGCTCCAGGGGCGGCTGTTCTCCTATCTCGATACCCAGCTCAAGCGGCTGGGCTCGACCAATTTCCACCAGTTGCCGATCAATGCACCGAAATGCCCTGTGATGAACTTCCAGCGCGACGGGCATATGCAGATGGCGGTGCCCAAGGGACGCGCCAACTACGAGCCCAACAGCCTCAACGAGAGCGATCGCGATCCCGAGGGCGGGGGCCCGCGCGAATGCCCGGTGCAAGGGTTCCAGACCGTCTCCGGGCGTAGCGACGAGGGCGAGCAGGGCGACAAGCTGCGCATCCGCCCGGCGAGCTTCGCCGATCACTACAGCCAGGCGCGGATGTTCTTCCGCTCGCTGGCCGCGCCCGAACAGGCGCATCTGGCCTCGGCGCTGGTGTTCGAGCTGTCCAAGGTCGGGCTTGAACATGTTCGCGAACGGGTGGTGGCGAACCTCGTCAATGTCGATGTCGAACTGGCAACGCGTGTCGCCGACGGCATCGGCATGCCCGTGCCCAAGGGCTCGAAGCCGGCCGTGCCGGTGCAGGACTTCGACCTGTCACCCGCGTTGCGGATCGTCGAGGGGCCGCTCGCGCCGCAGGACATTGCCGGGCGCTCGATCGCAGTGCTCGTCGCCGACGGTTCGGACGCCGGTGCGGTCGCCACGCTGACCGAGGCGATCACCGGCGGCGGCGCACGCGCGGTGATCGTCGCACCCAAGGTCGGTGGTGCGACGCTTTCGGACGGCACGCTGCTCAAGGCCGATGCCCAGCTCGCAGGCTACCCATCGGTGCTTGCCGATGCCGTGGCGGTGATCCTGTCTAAGGAAGGCACGGCAGCGCTGCTCAACGAAGGCGCGGCGGTCCAGTTCGTCATGGATGCGTTCGGTCACCTCAAGGCGATCGGGCACACGCCCGAAGCGCAGCCGTTGCTCGACAAGGCCGGGGTAGTGCCCGATGCCGGCGTGGTGGGTATCGACAAGGCGTTCGTAGACGCCGCCGCGCAGCGTTTCTGGGACCGCGAACCCGGCGTGCGGCAACTCGCATGA
- a CDS encoding glycosyltransferase: protein MRNEEAELPVTLDALARLDVESGLDVAFCFLLDGCTDRSADILTDFARRSANSVVIEAVPDRGASNAGIARGRAMALGQRVLGDMRRAALLTTDADTRPAGDWIGKTCQALALCDVVAGRILRESPGDQPVQTRLEDYFDRLHALRRAHDPVDWEARPAHHHVGGASLAFRAEAYAALGGFDPVPNAEDAAIVDAAHRAGLRVRRDRDVLVRTSTRREGRALRGFAEHLRALAPDADQILVSDPCQAAWQYRGHALARTHYGALENPDALRELAIQLNVDMDHIRRVARHARNAEAFVTHVVPSPPGPDRKLSLPAAERALKQLEPIGHPCAA, encoded by the coding sequence GTGCGCAACGAGGAAGCCGAGCTGCCCGTCACCCTCGACGCCCTCGCTCGGCTCGATGTGGAAAGCGGCCTGGACGTGGCATTCTGCTTCCTGCTGGACGGCTGTACCGACCGCAGTGCCGATATCCTCACCGATTTCGCGCGCCGTTCGGCAAACAGCGTCGTTATCGAAGCGGTGCCCGACCGAGGTGCCTCGAACGCTGGCATCGCCCGCGGCCGAGCGATGGCGCTTGGACAACGTGTCCTGGGCGATATGCGTCGGGCGGCGCTGCTGACGACCGATGCGGACACCCGGCCGGCGGGCGACTGGATCGGCAAGACGTGCCAGGCGCTCGCTTTATGCGATGTCGTTGCTGGCCGGATCCTTCGGGAAAGCCCGGGCGATCAACCCGTACAGACCCGGCTCGAGGACTATTTCGATCGGCTTCACGCGCTTCGCCGGGCGCACGACCCGGTGGATTGGGAGGCGCGCCCGGCGCACCATCATGTCGGCGGAGCGAGCCTGGCCTTCCGTGCCGAGGCCTACGCCGCGCTGGGGGGCTTCGATCCGGTTCCCAATGCCGAGGACGCTGCGATCGTCGATGCGGCCCATCGCGCGGGATTGCGCGTGCGGCGCGATCGCGACGTGCTGGTGCGCACCTCCACGCGGCGCGAGGGGCGCGCGCTGCGCGGTTTCGCGGAGCATCTGCGCGCGCTCGCGCCTGACGCGGACCAGATCCTCGTCTCGGATCCGTGCCAGGCCGCATGGCAATATCGCGGGCACGCGCTCGCACGCACCCACTATGGCGCGCTTGAAAATCCGGATGCACTGCGAGAGCTTGCCATCCAGCTGAACGTCGACATGGATCACATCCGTCGTGTCGCCCGGCATGCGCGGAATGCGGAGGCATTCGTCACCCATGTGGTGCCGTCGCCGCCTGGCCCGGACCGCAAACTGTCGCTTCCCGCCGCGGAGCGTGCACTCAAGCAGCTCGAACCCATTGGACATCCATGCGCGGCATGA